In the genome of Panulirus ornatus isolate Po-2019 chromosome 31, ASM3632096v1, whole genome shotgun sequence, the window CTTCCAGGTGAAACAACTGTAGGATCATTTGATTCAGGGAGTGACATAGATAGTTTAGAATTAAATGATAAATggtatttctaaatatattttgGAGTCATTAATTGTACTCTAAGCAAGTTAAAAAGATATGATGTCTTATTTATATTTCTGATTCAGTTGAAATCTTTATTTGTTAAAGTTTTCAGTGGTATTTCCTTTGTTATAGAGTACCAAGTTCAGAACTAAAGAGCCGGTGGATCCACGAGTTTTACAAAAGATGTATGAATTAACACGACAAGGTGTATCTACTGTGAAAATGATGCAGGAGGCTATAGCAGAGTATGTACGAGAAGAGCTGTTTCCTTGCGGTGAACCTCCACCAACCATGTACCGTAGATATAATCCTACTTCGTCAGATATCCAAAATGCTATGTATAAGGTGGGTAAGATTAGTTTCTTTCCTAATTTTATGTTATGACTTGTATTTGCTCTCTCCCAACATCTTAGAACTTGTCACATTTACTTAAAGACAAAACTTCACATTTATAGATTATCACAAGAAAAAATTGAATAGAGATTTGTTACAAACATAGGTAAACAGATAATTATTGAAAGTATAGTTCTCCTTCTGGTAGCTATCTCTCAAACTTCAGGAATATATCATCCTCTCCAAAGACTGAACTAGTATAATGCATCCTGGTTAAATCTGTCAGTTAGGCTGTGGTCACTATCACACTGCTCTCTGAGAATGTCATTTCTCCCACAGTCAACCAGCCTAACCCCACATATCctgagacatttcatttccaggccatccacattcttcctctcctttaCATTCTGCACCCAGTTCTAACATCCATGCAGTGCTATTGGGACTGTTCTGCTTTCAGATTTGCTCGTATTAACACTGACCTCTTCTTCCCCACACCACTCTTTAACATGCCCAGGAACAAAGCCATCTCTTCCACCCTGTTAGATTTcaacccccatggttccatccctttctgtggcctttcttaggcctctaaagcacttcacttcctttgaGTCCTCCATGTTTAAACTCACACTTAAACTCTATGTTCATGAATTATTGAGAACTCTTTTCTCTGATTTAATTTTGTTTTTGTACAGTACAGTGTAATAAGGTGGTGAGACATTTATAGAGACACATTTCTCAAGAAATTTTATCATGTGTCTTGATATCATCAGGTGAAACAGGAGATGCGCTTAGAAGGGAAAAGTATCTTACAATACCGTTGTGCTGCATTAGTTCGAGAAATCACTGAACTAGTGGTTCAGACAGACAGTGAAGACTACCTCAACCAGCTTGAAGAACAGCTTAGAAATATCTACAATGCCATAAGGAACACTGTGCCTATTCAAGAAGTGCAATTTAGGTAAATATTATTATGATCCTcattaaacatttacttcccctttaaaaaaagttctggggaagtctgtctcgatacactgcgggacactctaccacctggcgaggtttgtgttgcaatggttcttgattcacaaacgtagtagcatcactggtgggccaaggtagttccgttggcaaagaggagctcatgaaacatgttggaaagcatgctactgcaggcattaggagtgaaggctgatgcaaactggtatcgctctgaatgatgtgtaGAACGATGTGTAGAATGATGTGTAGAACGAGCAGCTTtctccccaccgccaccacctggtTTTCAGGTGAAAGTAGATTAGCATCATCAGGCCTCAGACGATGCCAAGGACAGAAAGCGACGTTGTTTGATCGGCACCAGGTCGCTACGTTGGCTTCCTCAAGGAAGAGATGTGGTCCTCGGCTTAACTGgggcttgtgtatatatatatatatatatatatatattttttttttttttttttttttttttttttgctgtctcccgcgtttgcgaggtagcgcaaggaaacagacgaaagaaatggcccaacccacccccatacacatgtatatacatacgtccacacacgcaaatatacatacctacacagcttttcatggtttaccccagacgcttcacatgccctgattcaatccactgacagcacatcaaccccggtataccacatcgctccaattcactctattccttgccctcctttcaccctcctgcatgttcaggccccgatcacacaaaatctttttcactccatctttccacctcaggAGATGCGCTTTAGAAGGAGAAAAGTATCTTACAATACGTTGTGTGCTTAGTTCGGAGAAATCACTGAACTAGTGGTTCAGACAGCAGTGAAGACTACTCAAACCAGCTTGAAGAAAGTTGGAAATATCTACAATGCCAAAGGAAAACTGTGCTATTCAAGAAGTGCAATTTAGGTAAATATTTTATGATCCTCATTAAAATTACTTCCccttaaaaaagttctggggaagtgtcTCGATAACTGGGGACACTTACCTCtgggaggtttgtgttgcaatggttcttgattcacaaacgttagtagcatcatatatatatatatatatatatatatatatatatttttttttttttttttgctttgttgctgtctcccgcgtttgcgaggtagcgcaaggaaacagacgaaagaaatggcccaatctaaattattatgattattgttgttatattGACTGCTTTGATTTGATGTTATAGGAAAATCTTGTGGTTGTGTGAGCAGTAATATGTTCCACATATTTACATGCTTTCTTGAAATCTATTGGTGGCTTTAGAGTAACAGAGTTGAGTCATTCCTTGGAAGAATCTGTAAAAGATAGACTCAGGGTTTTGTAATGATTGACttatattacctatctctctctctctctctctctctctctctcttttcgatcTAGCTACAGTGCTATTCTGCGTTGTTTTATTAAAATTAGGGGTAAAAGACTCTGTTCTTCTGAGTTGGCCTAAGGTGTTTTTAGGCAGCAGTATTTTGGTGGGATCTTTTCCACAAACATAGGAAAATGCCTGATTTTAAATGAATTTTTTAGTTTTTAAGGAATTCACCGATATCATACGCAAACATTATTTAAGGTGCTGCATTAGTTGGAGATGCTTTACCAATTAACTGTTTCCCCTAAACCTGAGGCCAATTAACTGTTTCCCCTAAACCTGAGGTTTAAGTAATGATTGCTCCTCTTATACCAGTATCACCCCTCAGCATTTGTTGCAAATGCTGTACTTCCATGAAATGAGCCTTTACAACCTTTGCTTCATTTTGGTTAGCTTTTCATAAATATTTGGAATTTTTCCTTGCTTAGAATTCATTCTGTACTAATTGAATTAGGAGAATTTGGATTTGCCTTGTAATTATCAGGAGCAGAATATAAGCCAGTGTCACATCAGGAATTCAGGAATgatattaaactttttttttttttttttttttttttgccgctgtctccggcgtttgcgaggtagcgcaaggaaacagacgaaaggaatggcccaacccacctccatacacatgtatatacatacgtccacacacgcaaataaacatacctacacagctttccatggtttaccccagacgcttcacatgccctgattcaatccactgacagcacgtcaaccccagtataccacatcgatccaattcactctattccttgccctcctttcaccctcttgcatgttcaggccccgatcacacaaaatctttttcactccatctttccacctccaatttggtctcccacttctccttccctccacctccgacacatatatcctcttggtcaatcattcctcactcattctctccatgtgcccaaaccatttcaaaacaccctcttctgctctctcaaccacgctctttttatttccacacatctctcttacccttacgttacttactcgatcaaaccacctcgcaccacacattgtcctcaaacatctcatttccagcgcatccatcctcctgcgcacaactctatccatagcccacgcctcgcaaccatacaacattgttggaaccactattccttcaaacatacccatttttgctttccgagataatgttctcgacttccacacattcttcaaggccccctcccccaccctatgatccacttctgcttccatggttccatctgctgccagatccactcccagatatctaaaacactttacttcctccagtttttctccatttaaacttacctcccaattgacttgaccctcaactctactgtgcctaattaccttgcttatAGATACATTTTCCAAATATGATGCTATGACTGTGCACGCACTTCTTATTCTGGAAACCTGAGTTTCAGTTTCTGTGAGGTGTTGCTGATTATGTTTCATTTGTTGTTTGATCTTTACATGGCTGTCTTTTCTCCAAGATAGCTAATCTCTTCTGAAAGCTTTGTGCCTTTGCTTCATGTTGACATAAGCAGTGACCCCCTAGTTTGATGTGTGGCCTCAACCTGATGGCCTTCACTGGAAGACTTTGTTGTTATTCAATTAGAAGAGAGGAGTCCATTATTTCTGATGCATCATTGACATCTACTTTTGAAATTTTGTCCTGTTACATATACGTCCTATCTATTGGCTGATGTATCTTGCAGAGTTAAGGTGTGGTTGGTACTGTTGGGTTCAGTTCTGTGGCAGAGCTCTGGTATAATCCCAAAAGAATTTAAAAACGACTCGATGCCATCCTCCATATGACGGTAAAGCAAAACTGCTCCAGATATCTAGTGACCATTACAACCAATTTATCACAAAATTTTTACAAGAACACTTTGATGGAAATTGATTGACATAGTATTAGACAGCTTACATAATCTATTGCAGCACAGTGTATGGATGGTTGATCTTTATACAATAATCATTCAGCTACCTAAGAAAAAAAGTGTTACAGTatacacagactttgcaaaagccttaaaaaaaatttcatagcTCACAAAACAATTTGCAGAGTTGGAAGATGGATCTCTTATTTCTTCATAGAGAGATTGCAGTATATTGTGATCTGTAGGAATTCTAATGCCTATGTTGTAAAAATCTCTGCACCAGGGGACAGTGTTTACAGCATTACAGTTTCTCTTTCTCATAAATGGCATAGATGCAAGCACAGACCACAGCTTCACTTTATTTTTACTGATGATTCCAGAATAAGTATGAAACATTTGTCCACATAAGGCATAGATTAGATTGTAGTTATTTATTAGTTAGGCTGTAGATCACATAGGAAACATCTGCTATACATTAAGATCTATTTTATCTCAGACCTGAACAGGAAGGAGACAAAGGAAAGCAGATCCTTGGGGATGGACAGTTTGTGACAACCCTGCCTATTGAAGGAGAACCTAAAGCAAAACGTGGAAGGCGGCGCAGAAACATTGAACAACAGGCAGAGCTGAATGCTGCAACATATCATCTTAAATTGGAAAATCAACAGTTACAAACAGGGGTAAATATCTCGACAGCAGTTCTGATCATTTACTGTTATCTGCTACTTTGGGGTTTGTTCATTAGATATCTTAACAAAGgcattttaattattttttatgtaaatttttCCATTCAGCTGTCCAGTTTGGAATCTTTCTCTCATCATATCTGCTTGCATACATTGAATCTAGATTTTACTTCTCCAGTTatcagttttttttattattatcttttcttaTTCACTAGAGATTGTCTCTTAAAACTCATTAATTCCAGTGATACGTGTAGCATCACCCAAAAACATATGCTCACATTCTGATGACCCTTATTGCATCATCTGAAAACAAAGAAGCGACCTGTAATGGCACTGTACTTTAGAAGTTCACCAGAAATGTCCCGTAGCACACCACTGATGAGCCTAAcctattttgagaaggctcctctggcaTGCTTCCTTTGTGTCTTTACAGAGGTTTTAGGTTTTTGAATGGGATTTAAACATTCAGGAgaatgagaggcatgcatgggacagaataAAGTGGAGGGATGTGGTTTATAAGGGACAATGTGCTGGCTGTCACTAGGCTGAACCAAGGTACTTGAATAGTCAGTTGAAACCACATAgtgatctgtggggcttggctgtggatgggggcTCTAGAATCAGTGTATTTTATGTGAAAGCCAATgaagccaagcaaggattttgCTTTAGAGCTCAGTTAACCTCTTCACAATGCTACCATGCTATAGCAGGAAATGGTGAGCAGGtgttaaagaaataaagaaattttattgaaaatgtgcattcataatttttttttttatgttgctgTATAGCTCAAAAACTGGATTTATTTGAAGTGACAGTGACATGACCCTTCCTGAATTCATCCTTTGGCAATCAGATAATTCTTCTATTTCATCATCATTTGAGCATGATTTTTCTCATAATATTTCTCTCATTTCCTTTCTATAGGACCAACAAATGGAACTTGAGGGAGTACTTGAGCACCACCAGGTCCATGAGATAATTCAGCAAGAAGATGGAACCATTACAGAGGTTTATTACTATCAGCCAATTGATCAGTATGACCAGTATGTAGAACAGGAACAATCAGAAAACCAGCAGTACCAAAGTGATGCTATCATTATCCAACCACAAGACATTAAGACAGAGCCACCACAAATTGACCAGCTTTAACTATGTAtgaataataaaagatatatttaaTTTTACCAAAGAGTTTGCTCAATTTTGCAACATTTTAGTTTGGTAAAAGATTGATATTTATTCTATTTGTACTCAGCTACTGATAAGTAATTAGGGAATTACATTGTGTATTCATCTGATGATTAATTTTAGTTGAGGGAAGTTTGTAGTTTGTGCTTAAGAAGATTCATTAGATGAATGAATAATAGTAATTTTGCCTTGATGAATTTAACGGACAAGAAAAAGAAGCAAAATTATTCGTAATGATTCCACATTTCAATGTTTTACATTGTTTGAAATGCTGCATTTCACATTGATTGCTTGAAAAATATGCATTTTCATGACCTTCCCATTGAGAATGAATCTGCATTGAACTAAATTCTCCTTGAAAAGTGGTATTAGATAGCATAAGAAATTCATTAGGGTTAACTTATTGTTATATGACAGAATTTAACTTTCTGATGAAATTAAACTAAACTTTCCTTTCTAAGTGGTATCAAATAGCCTAAGTTATTTACTTTGGTTCATCACATCATTAAACTTCATGACAAAATGTATGCAGCACCCTGTTGCCAAAAAGGCCATACTACAAAAGGATTCTTTGAATGCTGCACAAGTTAGCAGTGGTACTTGATTATAGAAGAAATTCATGTACTCATAACTCTAAGCAAATCTGTGTCTAAAGCCTTTAAAGATGGCAGAATTTTACTGCTCCCATTATAAATGTTGAATGTAAGTCAATGGAATTATATGTGAAACAAGTAGTTGTTAGCAAAATGTGAGGAAATATTGTTGAATCCATCTACAGTAACTTCAGTTTTTCATAGTCAATTACCACACAAGATGCATTTGGCTGGGAACATCGTGATGTGCTTGCAACTTCTCACAGTAAGGTGTGTAGATTTGCATACCTGAGTTGAATGTGAAATAAATGAATCATTGATATAAGCAAGTGGAATTTTTTAAGGGTATGATAGAAAAAGCATTGGGTATACAGAGAAAAAAGATAGGTGTGTGCAAATTTATGTCAGGCCTGTTGAAGAACACAGATGATTACTAGACTGATTGAGATTTTTGATGAAGGCGAGTGGTTTAAAAGTATTGGAGATATGTATGCTGTGGCATATAAAGTCCCAAATCAAGAGTGATACACTGAAAATTACTGTTGTTGTGTATCCACCATGCtaagacataaatatatatccaCTAtgcaaaaatagaaaagaaaagattaaggtTAAATTTTGGAGAGCATTTCCTAGAAAGTGGATCCAGAGTGAAGGTTACTGTGTTGGATAATTTGAACGGATGCATACATTTGAAATACAGTAGTAACGATAGATGTGCTGTGCTCTACCCTGATTGTAGAAGCTGATGTACTTCTGCAGTTTGATCTAGAAGTGAGCTCTTCTGTTGCTCTGATAAATCTAGCTATTGCAAGCCCACAAGTTTGCGTAACCTTAAATCACAGTTGTTCAAGTACACTCTGCATACTTTTTAAATGTGCGAATTTGTTCATCAGAAAGTCAATATGTAGCAAATAAATACAGATAATGAGTTGGACACTCATTTCCTGCATGTTTACAGTTTCCCATAATGTATGCATAACATCTTTTGAGCAAGTAGTAGTTTCGTAGAGAGTCTTTCTGTCTGTCCACAAGTGAAAAATGATTTTACAGAGTAGATTGAGGACATACTTTCCAGGGCTTTCATTGTAAGATGTTTCTGTCCCATGTGTGCTACAAAGACTTGGTGATTTCAGTCATCAATAATGTCATCTCTCCTGTTGTTAAGAAATGCAAAGTCTACCCTACCACCTTCTTTGAAAACATGGTGGTTACTCTGCTTTATTTGTTATAGTTAAGGTTTCCAGACAATATCAGTTTTAGAAATATTGCATTTCTCTTCTTTgacaagatgatttttttttttttttgtgtccagTGTTTTTTCGAGTCACATCTCCATCAtgaagtgtgaaagaatgtgtggcATATATGATTAGTGGGTATGGTTGCTGCAAGTAATGTACATATTTTGACAGGAGACTCTCAGAAATACATGTGGtataaatgaaggaaaagagTTTGAAATATGTTTTATATAAGAAAGCCAATGCATGATTTAGTCTATGAGAGAAATAGGTAAATTATATCATCAAAAAGATTGAGCAAAGAGTGACAGTGAAAGTGAATGAAACAAGGGCAGTCAAGAGAAGGGTAGAGGGTACTTAGGCATGCAGAAGATGGGATGAGAGCATATGAGTTAATGGTAGtaagtggtaggatgaggaagttaTATCaccagtgaaagaggagagatcTTTGAACAGTATCTGCAGGTAAATTGTGCAAGAGATTGGGAGGTGCACAAAAGAAAGTAGTAGGGGGTCTAGAGAAAGATATGGGagctgaaaagagggcaaatgagaaagagTTAAAGTGATCTTAAGAGGAAGGGAAAACGTTTTTAGAAAGAGATTGAGGAGAATAAGAGACCAAATAGGAGAAACAGTAAAGGGAGGAAGTGGTAAAGAGTTAGAGATTAAAAAGAAATTTCATGAGTACTTTTCAGGATTtgaatgttagatgataagaTGGCAGATGTAGCTTTTAGAGATATAGTGGCATGTGCAGTTAGAAAGTTGCAATGAACTGTTCGGTGAAAATGTGGCCTCCCCTTTGAAGGAGTtctaattggaacagg includes:
- the LOC139758748 gene encoding calcium-responsive transcription factor-like, producing the protein MMHEYAKDIKQEPRTAPAKPFIVRKFRTLKEVCECLERYQEETVTHFIKYNKDKKFGNEDYIPNIERGRIHYWSHTGKCGVPIEYDGVPFMHVGRWVLMCHQGQDINRRHKEKYQMRKHREQQESGVAPKSRNRSQVTKKVNCPAEIYVTHIMKFPQHKVPNALLAIDSLPTDHMRKLAKKKIISSFKRYSKRFVRESWYYVRLPDPTSHKGHPVLGLVKQESAPSLPAECTVEISSYSGATIDIKRKRHSKSTKFRTKEPVDPRVLQKMYELTRQGVSTVKMMQEAIAEYVREELFPCGEPPPTMYRRYNPTSSDIQNAMYKVKQEMRLEGKSILQYRCAALVREITELVVQTDSEDYLNQLEEQLRNIYNAIRNTVPIQEVQFRPEQEGDKGKQILGDGQFVTTLPIEGEPKAKRGRRRRNIEQQAELNAATYHLKLENQQLQTGDQQMELEGVLEHHQVHEIIQQEDGTITEVYYYQPIDQYDQYVEQEQSENQQYQSDAIIIQPQDIKTEPPQIDQL